Proteins found in one Primulina eburnea isolate SZY01 chromosome 16, ASM2296580v1, whole genome shotgun sequence genomic segment:
- the LOC140816405 gene encoding histone H2B-like produces the protein MPGKADKKPAEKKPAVEKSPAAEKAPAEKKPRAGKKLPKEGAAAGDKKKKRTKKSVETYKIYIFKVLKQVHPDIGISSKAMGIMNSFINDIFEKLAQEASRLSRYNKKPTITSREIQTAVRLVLPGELAKHAVSEGTKAVTKFTSS, from the coding sequence ATGCCAGGGAAAGCAGACAAGAAGCCGGCAGAGAAGAAGCCCGCCGTTGAGAAATCCCCTGCGGCGGAAAAGGCCCCGGCGGAGAAGAAGCCTCGGGCGGGGAAGAAGCTTCCCAAAGAAGGCGCTGCCGCCGGTGATAAGAAGAAGAAGCGGACGAAGAAGAGCGTGGAAACTTACAAGATCTACATCTTCAAAGTTCTGAAGCAGGTGCACCCTGACATCGGTATCTCAAGCAAGGCCATGGGGATAATGAACAGCTTCATCAACGATATTTTCGAGAAATTGGCGCAGGAGGCGTCTCGACTGTCTAGGTACAACAAGAAACCGACGATTACTTCTCGTGAGATCCAGACCGCCGTCAGGTTGGTTCTACCCGGTGAGTTAGCGAAGCACGCCGTTTCC